DNA from Daphnia pulicaria isolate SC F1-1A chromosome 3, SC_F0-13Bv2, whole genome shotgun sequence:
TATTTCTGCTGCggtaaacttttaaaaattttttgtgtgcTAGTGTTTGAACAgtttaaatgaagaaaacatttcttttgattttgtagGTGAATTCATCGGATGATGACGGTGTGTTGATGGGCAACTGGTCCAATGATTATGCAGGTGGTACTGAACCCACAAAATGGCAAGGATCTATGttgattttacaaaaatactGGGCAACAAAATCGCCAGTCAAGTTTGGCCAGTGCTGGGTCTTTTCCGGCGTGACTACGAGCggtacattttgtttttaaataacagcCTAGGTAAACATGATGAGACAGCTGGAATAATATTCCTTcttgaattttgatttagttTGCCGCGCTCTTGGCATCCCTGCTCGTTCCATCACCAATTTCTCCTCGGCTCACGACACCCACGGTGGGCTGACTATTGATACATTCATTGGCGATGACGGCAAAGTGGTAGAGGAGCTCAATTCCGATTCAATCTGGAATTTCCACGTCTGGAACGAAGTATGGATGCAGAGACCAGATCTGGAACCCGGAAACTACGGAGGATGGCAAGCTATTGACGCTACGCCACAGGAAGAAAGTGATGGCGTCTacaggtaaattttaattatacaAATATTTGTACAGATGTTGAGAAAATATTTATCTAATCTACAGATGCGGCCCGACATCGGTGGCAGCTGTAAAGCGTGGCGAAGTGAAAAAGGCCTTCGATACCGCGTTTCATTTTGCTGAAGTCAATGCTGACAAAGTTTACTGGAAATTCAAAGGAAATGGCCAGCCATTGAAGCTCATTGACAAGAGAACTGACgagtaaattttcttttaattaaaacaaCGTGTTATTAGAATGTCTAATTGAGTTTTTCGTTTTGCGTAGAATTGGCCTGTTTATCAGTACTAAAGCTGTTGGAAAGTTTCAACGCGAAGACGTGACAGATCAATACAAGCACAAAGACAGTAAGTGTCCCTATCTAATTCAAAATTAGAActcaataatgaaattttgttcCATCATTCTGTTTCCTTTAGACTCGGCCGAAGAGAGAGAAGTAGTTTTGAAAGCCCTTCGACAGTGTGGACACTTGTATAGTCGATATTACCTCAATGAGGCTTTAGAGGATGTGCGTTTCGATTTCCAGCTGCGTGACGACATCGTTATTGGATCCCCTTTCAGGTTTGTTTAAACTgcttttgtaatttttattgcataataaaacaacttTGTTTAACTGGCACCCTGCAGTGCCGTCGTGACTGTAGCAAATCGTAATCGCTCAAAGGACTACACCGTAGAAGTTACCCTACGCGTTGACTCGGTGCTGTACACTGGAAAACTGAAGAGCGTgatcaaaaaagaagtctTTCAACGAACCATCAAAGCCGGAACCGCCCAAAATATTACTCTTCCCGTTTCCTACGACGAATACGCTCCTGAACTTAGTGACCAATGTGCCTTCAATATTGCCTGCTTGGCCAACGTCAAAGAAACCGAGTTTGAGTTCTTCTCACAGGATGACTTCCGCGTTCGTAAGCCTGACATTGCTATCAAGGTAAGATTATCTCTTAAACAAAAGCATATCTCGGTAAAAATTTATGAATCTATTTCAATAGGCTCCTAAAGAAGTTCCGCTGGGAGAGCAGTTTGACGTGACTGTTTCTATAATTAATCCTCTTCCGAAGGAATTGAATGGCGCTAAATTCGTCATCGAAGGAGCTGGTCTAGGCGTGCCTCATAAAGTTAGCGTGCCCAACAAAGTGGCGCCAGGCAAGGAGGCCCGTGTTGTTGTTAAAATGACGGCTGCCAAAGCTGGACAGAAAACTGTCTCTGCCAAGTTTTACTCCAAGGAGCTCAATGATGTTGACGGTTATCTCAATATGGATGTAATCGACCCAACTGCCTAGAAATCAAGctccctttttctattttttcgttctgcaccattttatttttctcgagTTTATCTAACTTTAAAGAAGTTTACGCCGGTGATAAAATGTTACCAAAATTAGAACAGAGAATTCTAACTCTGAAAAACGATTTGACAGTTATATCAGTTTGACTTTTGATGCGCGCGTACGTTCAATTGGTTGTTGGCAAGCTAAGATAATGGTGTTTGTTTTAACCGACTACTAATAtgtacttattattattaatacaCGCTAGAGCTATAGCCACCCATGGGCACGACTTGATGATGATTCAAACGATTAACTCTCATCAATCGTATGAAGAGAGTAAAAAAGTGTATTTTCGAAAAACAGTAATCTAATATTACCACGAATCCCCCGATGGATTGCGGTTGTAACCTcctttcacgattttcaataCGAATAATATTTGCAGTTGCAAGTATACAGACAAGGAAAAACAAGTAAGAAGTAAGGCTCACGTGTCACCGcgactcattttttttaaccgcaagcttcaatttaaaattcgtTGGATGATTCTGGGGAAATACAAAACATTAGCTACATCCATAACTGGTGGTTTAATTTATCTGCTGTACTTCTTtatctttgaattgattttttttatggtgGTCCGTGGTCGAGTAAGCCAGTAAGCGGAGTTGCATAAATTGGCAACGCCGCTTTCCAGTTGATTGGCAACGTCTGCTCTCTGAGCAGACGATTTATTGGTGTGGGTTTGAAGTCTGAtactctaaaaaaaaattgcgaacTCCAAATACTTCTTATTCAATTCAAAggcaattcaaaattattcttttcaattcaaagGCATGAACCTAGTTATTAATTATTAGTTATTATAAACAGTTGTTTATGATTTACACTCATCGTTTTGTTccacttttcttatttctacaTGATGTGTGCAAGAAGCCAAGAAAACCTGTTGTCTCATCAAAGTGTTATGTCAGTGGAGAATGGACATTCCTACTGTTCAAACCAAGTGCTGAATATTTCCCATTACTCACAACTTCAACCACAAAACTTCAACTTTATGTCCTAAAGTTGTGGATTCAAACTGCATGTGCCCAAACTGCTCGTTCCTCTCAGTTATTGGTACTTCTGATGCAGTGGTCAAGTAGTGAAATTCTATGGGTTGCCATTCTCTGCAGTTTCTGCCCATCTGCTTCTGCCAGAaagagggaaacaaaaaacatctgATGACGGATAAAGGTATAGTTTTGTTGCTATTTCAGTTTAATCCTTAACATAATTGATAGCATttgtctagtttttttttaagctaaGGAATCAATAGCCACAAAGAGGTTctggttatttatttatattgattGTGCAATATATATCATATTAGGGAAATGTTTTAGATCACTGTTGTTGGTTTAGTTAAGATTTTCTGGTGATCTATATGGGGTGCCGTTGTACCTTTTTACCAACAAACCTATAATCTAACATGAATCTTCAATCAAACCTATAATCTAACATGAATCTTCAATCAAACCTATAATCTAACATGAATCTTCAATCAAACCTACAATCTAACATGAATCTTCCATCTAATAAACAGTAATAATGAAacacaaatccaaaaaaatgatcaagAGTGCTGTAACGGTGTAACCGGGTGTAACTTAGCATCTAACACCGATATTAGATCAATGACGAATTTAATCTACAATAAAATGTGACCGAATGTGACATTAAATGAAATGCTAAATTTAAAGTGTGTTCGTTGTTAAACTTTTCATCTATCTGTCATTCATtagttgaatttaaaaaaaaattgcaaccataagttctatttttttttgcccgccCTCCCCATTTGTTAAGATCCATCTGGCGGCCAGAAATATCGattaatttataattatttctGTAAGCTTCATGATATAAAactggaaatttgtttaaaatgcaGCCGGCGGTAAAAAATCTAACTGCATGCTTCACCTTCACCCCCTTTATAGCCAGTTTGTATCCAGTACTACAAACGGGAGATTCTTACACGATAAGCGCATGTTTGAGCGTTTTATTCCGTTTTATTTATAAtcacataattaaaaaactcacaagcgcttaaataacgctacTGAATGCGCGTcgctcaaaaatattttttttttatttaatgcgaAGGGAAACGACTGCGGCTGACTGCGGCGACTGGGTCAGACGAGTAACATGATGAGCCCGCCCGTTTTTTCAGCGCTTATCGCTGGCCCGCCCGCTATTTAAGCGCTAATCGTCGCGCCCCTCCACTGTTTATATTACATAATTTACAAACGCAAATAActtgctaaaataaatattttgcgcTATATATCTAGCGCTTTTCAAGCGC
Protein-coding regions in this window:
- the LOC124329032 gene encoding annulin-like, producing the protein MGNRNSSGRTSRATAVFTSCCKCRTYSIDGHDNGRGHDGATAVQPTTSGEMNELQPVAPGSGEPVDSNQPPTVNPHENLPNSESPEMSRIRLPRPPRRPVDEAGKAALKVDSVDILIAENGKDHHTFDYEMMERPVDANLVVRRGQPFNLVLKFNRNFDPATDAVSLIFTVADAKMPSPSNGTTIAIPVLNDNSSSLPAGGWWARLVASSQLSIKVQVCTLATSVVGVWKLDVDTKFIPTSTSLSYSLPSRIYLIFNPWCREDLVYMEDEEWKKEYVMADSGLIWRGSHNRMRPCAWNFAQFEKDILECCVYLLSNVGKLTIAGRADPIRVVRAISAAVNSSDDDGVLMGNWSNDYAGGTEPTKWQGSMLILQKYWATKSPVKFGQCWVFSGVTTSVCRALGIPARSITNFSSAHDTHGGLTIDTFIGDDGKVVEELNSDSIWNFHVWNEVWMQRPDLEPGNYGGWQAIDATPQEESDGVYRCGPTSVAAVKRGEVKKAFDTAFHFAEVNADKVYWKFKGNGQPLKLIDKRTDEIGLFISTKAVGKFQREDVTDQYKHKDNSAEEREVVLKALRQCGHLYSRYYLNEALEDVRFDFQLRDDIVIGSPFSAVVTVANRNRSKDYTVEVTLRVDSVLYTGKLKSVIKKEVFQRTIKAGTAQNITLPVSYDEYAPELSDQCAFNIACLANVKETEFEFFSQDDFRVRKPDIAIKAPKEVPLGEQFDVTVSIINPLPKELNGAKFVIEGAGLGVPHKVSVPNKVAPGKEARVVVKMTAAKAGQKTVSAKFYSKELNDVDGYLNMDVIDPTA